The sequence CCATTACAGCATTTACACTTTATAACTTATGAAACGTCACTACAGCATATGATGTAGCTTTAATAAAATTTACACAGATTTTACTGATGAGCCTTCCTTTGCTACTGAACCAGAGTAGAGGACCTCCTGTCACAGATGGGCAAAATGGACTTCAAATTTAATCACaacatttcattgtattttttttgtgatgATGATAAAAGTGAAtgtaaaaaaagcatttaaaaatgtctcCCCCTTTTTTTTGGCAATTGTATGGCTGTCATTGTCATTGCTGTATTTTCAACACAATTTTGCCTGTAAGATACGTATCCATTCAAAAAAAAGACTTCATCAGGACAGCAGTTACCTTAAAGGGGTGACTTTTGTCACTGCACAGCACAAAATAACTTTAATAGCTTTTAATCATATAttcaaatgtatatttatttatgtatgctCTCATGGAACTAATAATGGAGAATATTCTAACAGTAACCATCCCAACAATACTTTCAGTTTGGGGGTTTGCAAACTTCATTAACTGGAATTATTTATCGTCacagtttcttcttcttcttcttcttgtattattttttggcagttggcaaataactttatgggtgcattaccgccaccgactggtatggagtgtggttcttcatggttttaaatcttatttactattacaacaatcaaattctatttattaatttagttttcttgaaaaatctaattataatttgaatatgtttgctgcctaaacttctttgcaaagtatctatcaaaataaaaatttctttaataccttcaaattctctccttaaaattgttctttcttattcatatttctgacacttcaatattacatgttctattgtttcctcctctccacaatgatcacattttcctgtattatgtttcttatcttgaacaatgtagaattaagtcctgtatgtcctattcttaatcttgtaattaatctttcctcttttctactccttcttcctgttcttacttctcctactatcttgttgattctgtaaaaccatcttcctttcttttctccatcccaccttttttgccactctttcctgattctctgtttaattatatttcttgcctctgacctactaatattaattataaagctaatgttgttttgtgttgccttctttgctatcctgtccatctcattccctccaactcctacatgtgctggtacccataaaaacactaatattaatcccattctttgtattctaaataaagtatgttttatttccaacaaaatatcTGGTCTACCCActgatgattatgttttaaacttaataatgctgatcttcagtctgaacaaatgattgttttaatggttttatatcctccacccactgcactgctaacaatatggctaataattctcctgaatatattgataatccatctgtaattctttttcctacttttatttaaattctggtattataaatgctactcctatttttcatctgtttttgatgcatctgtgtaaatctggacataatgatagtaattgtttatatattcttgtattatacttgaatctaaactacatttcgtatccttttcctttttcttttccatcaatgccatatccaccactgcttctggtaatagccacggtggcactactggcaaaggcaacattgaatttatttcttttcatatatttgaaattcttctgctatattattgataatccaaccaaaactcttaacttgttttttttctttttcccagcatggttttaaaatatcacgtgtgggatgatccggattattgctttgtaagtttatccagtaatttattgctaactgtttccttcttagatctaatggcatctctcccatctctacctgaagtgctgctattggagtggttctgattgctcctgtacaaatcttaaagcttgatgttgtatattgtctaattttataagatgagtgtttgctgctgatccataaattatacttccataatcaatatttgatctaattaatcctgtataaattctttttaatgatgttcgatctgctccccaatcaataccagccatacatctcataatgtttaatattctttgcatttatctatgattctttctatatgtactttccatataattttttcatcaaaccatttacctaaaaattttatatttttacttgttctaaaacttgattgtataattttagttttatattttctcttttccttttctgtgtaaacaccattagttttgttttttctactgagatttaaatccccattgatttgcccattgttctattctaataatctcatcctgtattttctttcaataagtttgatattacgaccccttttccatatagctccatcatctgcaaatagtgagcaaccaacttccttaccaatatttttaaatacatcatttatcattatagaaaacaataacggacttataatacttccttgaggagtaccattatctattatatatttatctgacaattcttgaccaattcttacttgtattgttctatttgataaaaaatctttaatccagttaaacatttttccagtaatacccatttaatttaatttaattaataatccttcaacccacaccGTGTTataagctttttctatatcattaaatacagctactacattttctttgtttatttgtgctctcctaatttcatattctaaacataatgcagagtcatttgtgcttctcccttttctaaacccattttgatttctagatatatacccattaatatttcaataatatgttaatctattaatcattttttcccattattttacaaatattgatgttaatgcgatcggtctataattttctggttttgtgttatctttcaggtttagctattggaataattattgcttccttccagctctgtggcagctcttcctcctcccagactttattgtataattctaatattttgtcttttgctttgtcattaagatgttctatcatcatatagtaaatttgatcttttccaggtgatgtattttttgttttcctaattACAGAGTTCAATTCTCCTTTTGTAAATGGCTCATTTATAAAATTTATATCTACGTTATTTCGCATGaagtctttatatttcatctttgtgatttccctacctttcttccCCTCTTCACTAACATtacttgaactatgaattttactaaatgttttagctaatatttcagctttttctttatcttccgttatagttatattatctatttttaatataggatatccatattctttctaatacccttcattctttaatcgttttccaaatttgatcaatttttgtttctctccctgcggtattacaaaagtttctcaatattctctttttgcatgtttaatgatctttcttacctttgcctgctttcttttgtactcaattagattctgataaattggttactttttaacatttcaaatgttttatttcttaattttattacttcactacaatcttttgtccaccatggcacaattttttatcgttctttcttcctcctttttttattaactCTTCTGTAGCctgtaagatttttatttttttttacagatatttatattttaaactatttatatcaattgcaTCATCTATTTCTtgcaatttcttttgacttaaatataaacattttcccaatcagccttattaaagttccatcttttatataattcTGTATtcctgtatttattaatattcctgttatgatttaatggggtaatgatcactacctactgttgtatctttgtcaatgtcccactcacagttattggctaaaCAATTGATACTATGTTaatcaatcacagactctgttcctgttttacattaattattgttcctcttccatcatttatacataccaaatttttttatttccattatttcttcaataacttgtccatttttatcattacattttccccataatgtgctgttagcattaaaatctccacaccagactacttttccttctaagtatcccataattcatccatcaactcgaatgataatattttacatggattataaaaatttattattttacacttttccttttttattgtaaatttcaactactatgtattctaaatttttacattttcctaatatctgatattgtatcccttcttttataatATTCCACAATCCTCCTCTACTTCCTTCTattctatcccttctgatactattataccctttaaacacaaaatctaggttggttttaaccatgtctcctgtatacatataatttctggtttttcttcaattccatctatataccatttaattcctgtccattagcgattaaacttcttgcattccactgtaatattatcatatgtttctatcagctggggttcctccttgccttccatctgtttccaactttttattaatgttttcccaagatccttctttaaaccctaagaacttttctgctcctctgactattattttaatcttttctgttttgtgttagctgttcagtgcagttaatgacataagctatgaataatatcagtttttccacagacattgtaacattttcctctgattctacttttctttgttgataatctggaatcctaatttgaccttcatcctttgttctttcattctggacatttttgactgcttcagcatagtttatgtttttaatcattttaatttgttgaatttcttttgctttcttccttacctcacatcccctGAGTGTgactatgttgccctccacaattacaacatttttcgtgcacttcttccccacaatcttcaattctgtgatcttctccacactttgaacatctttgttttcctttgcagacagctgctatatgaccatatctctgacatttaaaacatcttagtggtggaggaatgaaaggcctcacaggaaaactcagatatcctattttaacatttgtggCCACACCTTTTCTGcaaagtctattaaaattgataggcttcctactcttcctccattacattttttgtcagtcttttgagattttttatctttgcaccaacaatgcttttttttattgtctatatcttcctccagaggaatgccataaattacccccgaatgattttatcttctcctataatcttcctctctgtcacagTTTCTTGCAATGTTTTCCCCTTGTAAGGCCTTTCTTCTTGTTCTTTGGTTTTACAcaccaccagtatatttccatctctcaataccttcaccatttcaacatctcctatctttttttttatttctctagatagtgaaataggactcaggttctctttttcttcttcattttttatctttaatattattttacattcttccattccaattttcctcctaactactctctcttcttcagaactattttcttccagctctcttttactcctttggctgtctaacatttttccttcttctgctttacctcttccgcATCCTCTCCTTCTACTTACTGGcatccattcatcaaagtccatattgtcctcctgtgtgtccattctgaaccattcacataccagtttatacCTTTTGCATAAACTATTTAAAGTAAATAATCTCTCAGTATCTATCTGTTCGATACTGTTAACAAAATTCAATCTTGGCAGCGATTCTGTTTCTCACCCTCCCTCCATAAAGCCTAGCAATATAAAAAAGTGCTACTGGCCTACCAGAGCCTTTTTCTGAGGCGCAGTTCTACCCTGATAATCTGTTTTGTATCCTGGTAGTTGAAGAATAAAGCGGTTTGATTATGTATTACAAGGGCCTGCATGCATATTTGGCACAGCAACCAGAAATCAAGGGAGAAAAAGCATAAACTAATGtagaaataaataagtaaacatCATCATGAGTGAaaagtgcatttaaaaaatgctttgaaTATTATCCAACACAACTTTGAATTTATCTTGTACGTGTTTTGTCTTGTATTTCTATTTGTCAAAGCATCTTACAACTTCCTAAGTTTGCTCCTTGTAAAGTTAGACATCCAAATGTTTCTGGTGCAGCTTCCCCGACTCCCAAGGTGCATGAAGAAGGTCAAAGATCTGGTGGGATGAGGACTTCAGCAACATCTGAAGTACTGGGAAACAACTTTAATAATAGACCATCATGATCCTGATGAAGGCCACAAGCTGAAACGCGTTGGTCTCATTATAAAGCTATACTCTTTCTATATTGCTGTTGTTCTCTACCTTgcttatattttaaaacatataacaTCTTGTAAGTTTACCTTATTAAAAGGACAAGGGGTATATTGTTTCCTATTTTGTTGTCCCAGAATTATTGTTTAGTCTATTCTCAGCAACAAGAACAGGATATGGATCTCTCTTTCTTCAAATAGTTTGGTCTATTTGGTGCATCCGTTTGCTTTCAAATGAAAGTGGATGGATGTTTGTGGTCATATTAACTATTAAAATGAAAGCTAAAACCAGGCTTAATATAAGACAATtactttgttttgtaccaaacattttttgtaattttaggAAGAcgttaatttgaaaaaaatctcaCCCTAAAACAAATAGTCTGTCTGCATCAACTCCCTTTGCTGGTGGACCAAATTTGTACCAATCTGGAAATGCAGCTGGGAGCCACAAAGACATCATCCCATGGGCTGCACATGGCCCCCaggccacactttggacacccctgatttACAGTATATggaaaaaataagtttaaataaaatttatctgcACAGCATAGCAGAAATGAACAGTATCAGGGATTTTGTTTGAATACGGTTGTGGACAAACTTTTGTAGAACCGCTTTTACTTAAACTCAACACAGTGGGAcatatttgtttttggttttctttgtgcAAATGAAATTGATGTAATGAAGAGGACAGCAACCACTAAACGAGTCTGTTTGCTTCTCACTTTTAATAttcagcacatttaacacatacACAGTTCTATATCACATCATTTGAGTCCAGGACACAGCAGCTGCTCAAATGAATCCCTGTAGAGTACATTCTCACACCGCTGTCCCCTCTTTCCTCTGATGCTCTTGTTCCTGTCTGCGGAAATAGTCTTTGTTGAGCACCACGTCCCTCTTTAGAGGCAGGGCCGGCTCCTCTGTCACTGCTCTGCCTCCAGCTTTCCCACGCTGTGCCAGCAGCATGGCACGAAGCAGGGGAGGATAGGGGGCGTAGCGCACCGGAGGCTCCGGGAGGGGCTGGAAGTCCCTGAACTGCTGCTCCATGTCTTTGGGAATCAGGCGCCAGTCGTGGTACATCACCTTCTCCACCTCCTTTATCTCACTTTCCTGTTTGCCTTATAAAGACATTTAATTTAGAAAgtatttatgtgttttcttCTTTACTTGGTGCATTGTTAtcacaacaaaaaatacattttaggaaGAGCAGACAATGCACTGGTCTGGTAAACCTAAGCAGAAGCATAACAGGAGGTCATTTTGGACAGAAATGTGTCAGTTTCTAGTAGATTATTACTGTTTCAAAAACACTGAGCTCAAAAATACTAAAGAACATGTAAGAGTAGAAACATTAATTATGTagtgccttgtaaaaatatgtataaGCCTGAAAATTTTCctaattttgtcactttacaaccacaaacacaagctggtgcacaattgtgaagtaaaaggaaactGATTCAGccttctgtaaaggcctcagatgttAAACAACATCAGAGAAATGAATTGTAAGGGAAAATCCCAAAACAGAAACGAGTTTATGGTTTTTGCCAAGACACGGTAACTAAATACATAGtcatttatttgtgattttttttcatatttttaagcCAAATATAAACCCTTCAAAACCTATAAAACCTTCAATATGTTTATATGTTCACTAAtactgtttgtttatatgttcaTCTTTCGGTGTGTGATTATAAATAATCATATCTGGAATCTTAATAAAGCAGATAAAGCTCAACAGTATCTAAGTTTACCTTTATATGTGAGGGTTCCCCATGCTCTGCCATGATCCATGTcctggaaaagaaaagaaaacagatgcTTTAGCTTCAGGATATTTCTTAGTTGGTGTTTTtctcaaaacaaacatgttttctatTCATTTGTAAACATATTTGGCACATTAATCTGAAAACTCAACACTCATTAGCACTAATGACACAAAGGATTAGCACATATTTACCAGAAAGCCAAGCTGAGACACATTTTACCACTTTGAGAGAAGAAAATGGTGCTTTATGAGTGTTGGTGGTATTGTTGGACAGTGAAATATTCCTCATTTTCCTCAGAAGGCCATCAGAACAGTTAGGGCAGTTAGGAGTCCATCCAGCTGGCCAACTAGGTAATTAATATACAAAATGTAGATGCATGACCCTAGAAAGAAATTATCCTACAAAATATTGagtccaagcagtcctttgcaatCACGAGACTGCACATAATGATATGACTGTGATATGAGTGATTTGGACAGCACCATGGTTGTAGCATAAAACGAAAAACGAGAGGAATCTTTCATtgttcctctttgcacaatcttTATATCACCCAGAGTCCACGTTCCCCCCTTTGGTTCACTTCTCTTTAAAGCACACCCCAAAGGCTTTCTAAAGGGTTCAGGGAGATGTTGATTGTATGTCTGCTGAACCATTTCGGTCTAGAGTTGGTCATATGTTTTGGATTTTAATCCTATTAAAAGACCTCAAAGGAAACCCATTTTCAGTCTACCAGATCCCAACAGAACCTGATTTAAAATCTTCTGGTATTTCTAAGAGTTCGTGTTCTTGTGCTCTCTGACAAAGTTACCAGGGtctttggaaaagaaacagaTCTACAACATCACAGAACCTCTGATACTTAAAGGTGGTTCTTTTCACATATTCACCATATGTTTGTGAGAGCAGGTGTTAGTTGCCAGCAAATGTTAGCACACTCCACGTTTATGACTTTTTGGTTTCTACAAATCCTGAGTAACCAAAACGATTAttgtataaacaaaaaaaatgccaAACAACTAATGCGGTGTACAGTACTGTCCTTCACTGACAGCATACCTCAGCTGTGTAGTCCACTTTGATCTTGGTAATCTGCCAGTAGCTGGGCTCTGGGTGGTCCTCCAGCCAGGACTTGCGGGTCAACATTCGGCCCACTCCAAACAGCCGCATCCCCGCCAACAGTGAGAAGAGGTGGCTCTCCCTGCGGACGTCCTGCCAGGCCAACACGGGCAGCATCTTCCCAGTGAGAGGCCGTCTCATCGTCTCGTAGTCCAGGGCATATTTCTGTGACTCCCTCGGTCGGGACTTCAGCTCTCGGTACGCCCGGATCTTCCGAGCCATTTCTGCGATGAGACGAAGTCGCTTCTTTTTCGCCATGACTGCGAGTTGACAAACACCGGGTCACCGTTTACCCTGAGGACGAAAATAGTTACATTTACCTGGTTGGGGAGGAAATTTTACCAGGGTAGCAAACCTCGGTGCTAAAGACGTGTTACATTAACTGACAGGAGTCAATAAACGGCAAACACCTGGCATGAAAATGTCGATATTATTCTAATAATGAAATACATGAATTtcaatacctgaaaatgactaAATTTGCTTCTAGTTGACCTCAATAAGCAAAGCACGCATTTCCGCACACATGGTCCGGTTATAAAATAGTCCCTGTAAGAACCTCGATCGTAATTGGGTTCCGCAGCAGATAAATCTTGGTTCCCGATAATAACACTAcaactactattactactaatactgctgctactactactaatagtattaataataataattcggGTTATTTTTATGAGTAAAATCGATTATGTACATCATGTCCTTAAATGAGGTGCCCAACAGACAAAATCAACACTTAAGAGATAAATTTACTCTTTTTCAGTGGATGTCTGGAATTCTagatttttccaaatgtttttactttagcCAAAAGAATAGGCTAAACTGTCTTTATTTTTGGAGTTCATCTGGATATGTGGAACGGCACGGTCCTTTTCTTCGAGAATCGAAAGTGTACAGGACAATATAGTTGCTGTTAAGTCAGATTGATTTATTGGAATACAGAGTTAATGTCTGGATTTTAAGCCCATTACCACAGAGCACTGTGAACATATTCACACAACTTAAATGTTTCCACATTACAACAAACCTAAATGTAGTTTATCAGGATTTTatataatagaccaacacaaagtagctcatACTTCTGATGTTGAAGACAAATTATGcagagttttaaaatatttagggtGTGGCATGTATTTTTCTTCAGGCCTTTTACTTGgaaacccctaaataaattccagtgcaaccaactgctttcagaagacacctaattagtaaacagagttcacctgtgtgtaattttatctCAGTAAATCAGTTACTCAGAGACATAGCTAACAGGACCATGTTAcctctggaggaggtgcagagaTCCAGACCTCAGGTAGTAGAATCTGTGGATATGACAGATATTATTCATGCACTCTAcaaaggcgactgtggctcagtaggaagagtagttgtcttgcaatcagaaggttgtgggttcgatgaCAGCTTCCTCTgaccatatgtcaatgtgcccctggccAAGGcactcaagttgcctaccgattggtgtatgaatgtgttagtgagtgcaattgggtgaatgtggctctagtgtaaagggctttgagtggtctgtatgactggaaaagtgctatataaattcatttACAATTCTGACTTTTATGGGAGAAGATGAAAGCCAGAAGAAGTCTCTTTTGCAGTTTGGCCCCAGCAGTGTAAGGCATACAGCAAAGAGACGTGCCCACTTAATTGAACTTCTTGGCCAACATGCATGTGTGGTAGAAAATGTCcactacacatcaccctgaacacaccatccccatagtgaaacatagtggtggtggcatcatgctaaggggatgcttttcttcagctagGAGAGGGAAGCCGGTCAAGCTGGAATTCTAGATTTGTCCAAgttagtgttttttattttaaccaaaaGAATAGCAAAATTGTTTGGACTTtatgaaattagaaaaaaaaattagaagaaaaaaagtaCCTTTCATGTAGTTCCAAGGCAAACAACAAGATAAGCAGAGGTGGAATCTcttaaatcaaaagaaaattCAACCTCGAGTGTTGTCAACAGTGTTGGCAGTTCTAAGACCCCTTTCAATTTCAGAAGCCCTCTCATTGTTTAAACAACCAGATACAATGCAACATGCCAGCATCCCTCCATTTCTGCATGAAGgcatacattttcagtttatttggcaaataatttttaatcccATATCATCCATATCATTATCATCAACTAATGTTATGCTTCAGCTTTGTGTGGTATCAGTtgtgaatttttattttacaaataaatcatGATCATTTTTACTTTGCATACAAGCATCTTTAAAGTTTCTTTAAAGAGTAAGAGTTTCTTTAGTCAAAAAAAAGCCAATTTAGGTATCAATTTTAGAATTTTAGAAAACCTTTAGGGTTTATAAGCCTTCTTGCAATGAAAGGAACACTGTTGTATTTTAAGTGTATAAATAGGTCTttctccttgaaccgccaccttaacgtggtggaggggtttgaatgctcgaatgatcctagaggctatgttgtctgtggcttaaatgcccctggtagggtctcccatggcaaacaggctctaggtgacgggtcagacaaagagcggttcgagaacccctcatgatgactacagaatcgaggTACGTGATGTTgcccggtacagcggagccggggtcccaccctggagccaggcctggggtcgggactcgtcgaagagcgcctggtggctgggttgctcctcgcgggacccggccgggccaagcccgaacgagagacgcgagaccatcccccagtgggcccaccacctgcagggggtaCCGTGAGGGAcctgtgcaaagaggattgggcggcggacgaaggtggagacctcggcggcccgatccccggatgcttagactggctctagggacgtggaatgtcacctcgctgggggggaaggagcctgagctggtgcaggaggtcgagagatattgactagaaatagtcgggctcgcctccacgcacagcgtgggttctggaacccatctccttgagaggggctggactctcttctactctggagtggcccgcggggagaggcggcgggctggtgtgggtttgcttgttgccccccagctcagccgtctcgtgttggggtttaccccagtggatgagagggtcgcatctctgcgccttcgggttggggagaggtctctgactatcatttcggcctatggaccgagtggtagtgcggagtaccctgccttcttggcgtccctgtcggggttgctggatagtgcccctcctggggactccattattctgctgggggacttcaacgcccacgtgggaaacgacagtgacacctggagaggcgtgatcgggaggaatggcctccccgatctgaatccgagtggtgttttgttattggacttctgtgctagtcacggattgtccataatgaacaccatgttcaaacataagggtgtccatcagtgcacttggcaccaggataccctaggcaggaggtcaattatcgactttgttgtcatatcatcagaccttcggccgcatgttttggacactcgggtgaagagaggggctgagctgtccac is a genomic window of Girardinichthys multiradiatus isolate DD_20200921_A chromosome X, DD_fGirMul_XY1, whole genome shotgun sequence containing:
- the LOC124863288 gene encoding 28S ribosomal protein S34, mitochondrial-like, which codes for MAKKKRLRLIAEMARKIRAYRELKSRPRESQKYALDYETMRRPLTGKMLPVLAWQDVRRESHLFSLLAGMRLFGVGRMLTRKSWLEDHPEPSYWQITKIKVDYTAEDMDHGRAWGTLTYKGKQESEIKEVEKVMYHDWRLIPKDMEQQFRDFQPLPEPPVRYAPYPPLLRAMLLAQRGKAGGRAVTEEPALPLKRDVVLNKDYFRRQEQEHQRKEGTAV